The Arcobacter roscoffensis genome segment GTTAACTAATAAATAGGCCTATTTAAGTGTTTATTGAAAGAAAAAATAAAACTTATTGTTTAAAATCTTCAATAGTTGCAAAAAAACGCTATAATGGCGAAAATATAAGGATATATATGCCAAAAGGTAAAAAAACAGTTATAAAAGAAATCAAATTATTAGAAAATAATGAGATCTTAATAAACGGTAGAGAGTATGTAATTTTAGAAACTACAGAAGATATTCAAACAGCTAAGACTATGAAAGTATCTTCAAATGGAAATAGAATACTAAGGTTTGATGATGAAAGTAAAAAAGCTAGAATTGATTTAAAAAGATCTATTGATATTTATAAAATTACTTTCAAAGATGGAAGAAGAGCAAAACAGTTTAGTAAAAGTAAAGACAAAAAGTTAATCTTACCAATTGATGGTAATGAGATTGTTTCAACTGCTAATTCATTTATTGAAGCACGTTCTTATGTTTCAAAGTTTCAAGATAAAAAAAGCAAAACTTATGATAAAAAAGTAGGTGTTAGTGTTTTTTATTTATTTGAAGAATAAAAAATTTTAAAAATTTTCTAATATCTATACCTATTTACTTTACTATTTTTATTTATAAATGGTACTATTATCTATAAAAAAGGAAGTTTATATGTTAGATAAAATAAAAAAATATTATAAATTAGCTAAACAAAAAGATGTTGATGGGTATTTAATCAAACTTGGAGTATTAGGAGTTATTATTGGTATTGTATTTTCTATTCCAATAGTAAAAGAAATATTCGTATGGTTTATTTTATTTGGTATATGTATAAAACTTTATAATTTTACTGAAAAGATTGAACATAATATAGTTCCTTATGATTTCAATAGAATTTTACCTCCTCCACCTAAAAAAGAAGAGTAATTAATCTATGTTTTTATATAGATTTTACTACAATACCAAACTTTAAAAAATAAGGTTAATAAATGTCTGGAAAAGAATTAAATATATCAAGTGTAAAAACTACAAAGGGCGATAAACTTGCAAAGCAAGGCAATCAAAATAAAAACGCTACAAGAGTTGCTTTTTCACAAGATAAAAACAAAGATGAACAAATAGTAAATGCAAGAAAAAGTGTAAATGGACAACTTGCAAAGAAAAAAGCAAAAAGAAAAGCTGCAAAAGCTTCTAGAAAAAAAAGTAAAAAATAGCGATAAATCTGCGAAAAAGTTTTGATACTCTTCTTTTAAAGGATGAGTATGAAAACAATGACATGTAAAGAACTTGGTGGAGCTTGTGATGAGAAATTTACTGCTAATAGTTTCGATGAAATAGGAAGACTTAGTAAAGAGCATACAAAACATATGTTTGATAAAAGAGACTTAGCTCATTTAGAAGCGATAAAACAAATGAATGAACTTATGAAAGATAAAACTGCATTTATCCAATGGTTACACTCAAAAAAAGAAACATTTGATAAACTACCTAACAACTAGTATTTAAACATATATATTGTAAACTTTATAAAAATTTTAAGATATAAAAGTGGAACTATATGTTTAAAAAAATAGAAAATCAAATAAATGAGTTTACAAGTGGCATCAAAGAAGCAAAAGGTTGTGATGAGCTTATGGTTTACATGAACAGCAGTTATGTATCTAGTATAAAGCTTTTGATGTTTGCATCAAGCAGTTTTTCTTTATATGCTAGACTTCTACTATTTTTTATTATTGCAAATGGTGGTTTATTAATGTTTACATCTATTGGGGCTTTACCTTTGGATTTTACACCTTTTTTAGTTGTTACTTTTGCTTTAGTAGCTATGATGGTTTTCTATACTTCTCACTTTAAAAAGATACTAACTTCAAGTATAGAAGGGGTAAAAACTAAGATGAAAAGCTAAATTAAGTACTTTATTTTTAATTTACTCATGTAATTGTTTTATCTTAGGTGTTATTAACTACTTTTTTTATACAATCACACAAAAAGAAATCAAGGAAATTGAATATGAATTTAATGTTATTTGGTGCACCAGGTGCAGGAAAAGGTACACAAGCAAAATTTTTAATTGAAAAATATGACATCCCTCAAATCTCAACAGGTGATATTTTAAGAGCTGCTATTGCAGATAAAACTGAAATGGGTATGGAAGCTAAGAAATTTATGGATGAGGGTCAATTAGTACCTGATTCAACTATTATTGGTATTATTAAAGATAGACTTGCTGAAGATGATTGTAAAAAAGGTTTTATCCTTGATGGTTTCCCAAGAACATTACCACAAGCTGAAGCTTTAAATGCTTTAATGAATGATATGGGAATTGCTTTAGATAAGGTTATTTCTTTAAATGTTCCAGATGAATTAATTGTAGAAAGAATTACTGGAAGAAGAACATCTAAAGTAACTGGTAAAATCTACCACATGAAATTTAACCCACCAACTGATGAAAAAGAAGAAGATTTAATCCAAAGAGCTGATGATACAGAAGAAACTGTAACAAAAAGATTATCAGCATATCATGATCAAACTGCTCCATTAATTGATTTTTATACTAACATGGGTGTTATTGTAGAACTTGATGGTACAAAAGATGTATCAGAAGTAACTGCTGATATGTTTGCTGCTATTGAGAAGTAATTTCTCAAAATTTATTAGAAGTTGAGAATTCTCAACTTCTATAAACCTCTTTTATAATTAAAAACCCTTTAAATTAAAAAAGTAAATTTATTTTGACTATATTCATGCTATAAAACTTCTGTATTATTCTGTTTTTAAAAAACAGGAGTGTTAAAATGAACATAGTAAAAGATGATGTAGAAGAAAAAGTAATTCAAAAACTAAAAAATATTCAAGATATTGAACTGCCTATAAGTATCTATGATTTAGGACTTATTTATAAAACAGATGTTGAACTTAAAGATGATAACATTTATGTAAATATAGAAACAACAATGATAAATTCTAGATGTAATAGTACTTACTCTTTTAGTGAAGAGATTGTAAATAATATAAAAAGTATAGATGAAGTTGATGATTGTAATGTAAAGTTTGTTTATTCACCAAAGTGGGATGTATCTATGATTTCACCAAAGGGAATAGAGCAGTTAAATTGTGCTAATGCCAAGGGTATGTAATATCTAAAACAAAAAAGAAGAGAGTCTAAAGAGAGTTATTTATCTCATCTAACTCAAAATTAGTTTTCTTCTTTAGTTCATCTATTTTTTTGATAAGCTCTTCTTGGGAAGTAAAGTCATATTTTTTACAAATAGCTTCTATTAAAGCAAAACGTGTTTCTTTTGAATTATCAATTTTTGATTTATCTTGTTCTTTTTGAATATTGTTTCTTTTCGTTATGACGTTCTTTAGGTATAAATCAACAGCTTTTGAGTTTAACTCATCTTCTACCATAAAAATATCAACATTTTTCAGTATCTCTTCAACTTTTTGTTTTAATTGCTCAAAACTATATTTTGTTTTGTCACTTATAAGGGCTGCAATTTTTTCATCTACTAAGTTAAGTGGGTCTGTATTCATAATCATCCATTAAAAAAAATATTTTTGATTTTAGCATAATTAGGATTATTGCTATATTTCTTTTTTTCTTTCGCTATAAATATCTGATAAAATTTATATAAACTAAAGCAAAAGGATTTATGATGAAAAAAATATTTATATTTTTACTAATTAGTCTTTGTTTATGGGCCAATGAACAATCAAAGTTTATAAGAGATAAGAATATAGTTTATGATAAAGAATTGAAACTTTATTGGCAAGATGACAAAAGTGTAGAAACAAATAAATATACTTTAGAAAATTCTATAAAATATTGTAAAGATTTAAATTTAAACTCTTATACTAACTGGCGATTGCCAACTTACAAAGAGTTACTTAGTATTGGTGATTATGAGGTTTATAAACCAACACTAAATGAAACATTTAAACATAGTGCCTCTGGTCACTTTTGGTCTATTATATATAAAAGAGTAGCTTTTGGTAAAGAGTGGAAACCTATAAAAGACTTCTATGTAAAAAGGATATATTTTAGCGATGGATACTCTTATGACAATGATAGAACAGGAAAGGCATATGTAAGATGCGTAAGAGAAAAGAAAAACTCTAAATAATTTCAAATTAAATTTAATAAAGTCAATTTTATACAAGAAGTAAAAACTATATTGTGCTATATTAAATAAAAAGGAAGTTCTATGAATAAAATATTTACTAAAATCTATTCAAGTGAAAAGCTTCCTTTTATGCAACTTCGATATTCAAATTCAAATAAACACTATAAAAAGCACTTTCACTCTTCTTTTTCTTTGGGAA includes the following:
- a CDS encoding metal-sulfur cluster assembly factor; this translates as MNIVKDDVEEKVIQKLKNIQDIELPISIYDLGLIYKTDVELKDDNIYVNIETTMINSRCNSTYSFSEEIVNNIKSIDEVDDCNVKFVYSPKWDVSMISPKGIEQLNCANAKGM
- a CDS encoding adenylate kinase; protein product: MNLMLFGAPGAGKGTQAKFLIEKYDIPQISTGDILRAAIADKTEMGMEAKKFMDEGQLVPDSTIIGIIKDRLAEDDCKKGFILDGFPRTLPQAEALNALMNDMGIALDKVISLNVPDELIVERITGRRTSKVTGKIYHMKFNPPTDEKEEDLIQRADDTEETVTKRLSAYHDQTAPLIDFYTNMGVIVELDGTKDVSEVTADMFAAIEK
- a CDS encoding DUF1566 domain-containing protein encodes the protein MKKIFIFLLISLCLWANEQSKFIRDKNIVYDKELKLYWQDDKSVETNKYTLENSIKYCKDLNLNSYTNWRLPTYKELLSIGDYEVYKPTLNETFKHSASGHFWSIIYKRVAFGKEWKPIKDFYVKRIYFSDGYSYDNDRTGKAYVRCVREKKNSK